One stretch of Prunus persica cultivar Lovell chromosome G1, Prunus_persica_NCBIv2, whole genome shotgun sequence DNA includes these proteins:
- the LOC109946580 gene encoding uncharacterized protein LOC109946580 — MSTSDKLCKDFKGKSVDQKLYRSMIGSLLDLTASQLDLSYSVGVCACYQSDPKESYLFAVKRILCYVSGTTNFGVCYSFNSNVDLAGYSDADWAGNIDDRKSTTGNCFYIGNNLVSWFSKKQNCVSLSTAEAEYIAVGSGCTQLLWMKQMLTDYGLPQYKNGDFL, encoded by the coding sequence ATGAGTACCAGTGATAAACTTTGCAAAGATTTCAAGGGCAAAAGTGTGGATCAAAAACTATATCGAAGCATGATTGGTAGCCTGTTAGACTTGACGGCTAGCCAACTTGATCTCTCTTATAGTGTTGGTGTTTGTGCTTGTTACCAATCAGATCCCAAGGAATCATATTTGTTTGCTGTCAAGCGAATTCTATGTTATGTAAGTGGTACTACAAATTTTGGTGTTTGCTACTCCTTTAACTCAAATGTTGACCTTGCAGGATACTcggatgcagattgggcagggaACATTGATGATAGGAAAAGCACCACTGGCAATTGCTTTTATATAGGTAACAATCTCGTATCCTGGTTCAGCAAGAAGCAAAATTGTGTCTCCCTCTCAACTGCCGAAGCTGAATACATTGCTGTTGGAAGTGGCTGCACTCAGTTACTGTGGATGAAACAAATGCTCACTGATTATGGTCTTCCACAATATAAAAATGGTGATTTTTTGTGA